Proteins from one Mucilaginibacter jinjuensis genomic window:
- a CDS encoding alkaline phosphatase, giving the protein MKRREFFRNGTLATLGATLFNPFSSVANVLNPIATSGKAKNIIFMVADGMSTGTLNMADMFLNRKYGRSSNWLGLYRESRGTRALMDTASASSLVTDSAAGSSSWGGGVRVNNGALNVGPDGKEHKPILQKFKEAGKAVGCVTTVPITHATPAGFCINLGSRGDQSKIAELYLPLKFDVMMGGGNDYFSAAKRKDAKDMYQQFELNGYTVIKNRTDMLAQKGGKPILGVFADDGLPYTLDRNQDNTLQDTVPTLAEMTKTAISIMNKNSKGFVLQVEGGKVDWAAHGNDAPALIYDQMAFDEAVGEALAFAEKDGNTLVIMTTDHGNANPGLFYSDMANADFDNFQNFKHTNEWVLKQIRKGDTASRVVEQIADAQHIAITQAEANDLLKYYNSVSEEGLYNEANLPLRKLAEIQQKYTFVGFGSMEHSADYVELAMFGPGSNLLKPFVKNTDLHNLMLHATGMI; this is encoded by the coding sequence ATGAAAAGAAGAGAGTTCTTTCGCAATGGTACCCTGGCAACTTTAGGGGCAACATTATTTAACCCCTTTAGTTCGGTAGCAAACGTACTGAACCCAATTGCAACGAGCGGCAAAGCCAAAAACATTATATTTATGGTAGCAGACGGCATGAGCACCGGGACGCTAAACATGGCCGATATGTTTCTGAACCGTAAATATGGCCGCTCGAGCAATTGGTTAGGTTTGTATCGCGAAAGCCGGGGTACCAGGGCATTGATGGATACCGCGTCGGCCAGTTCGCTGGTTACTGATTCGGCCGCAGGTAGCTCATCATGGGGCGGCGGTGTACGCGTTAACAATGGTGCATTAAATGTTGGCCCCGATGGTAAAGAACATAAACCTATTTTACAGAAATTTAAGGAAGCTGGCAAAGCTGTTGGCTGTGTTACTACTGTACCTATTACCCACGCCACCCCGGCGGGGTTCTGCATAAATTTGGGTAGCAGGGGCGATCAATCTAAAATTGCCGAACTATACCTGCCGCTCAAATTTGATGTTATGATGGGCGGCGGTAACGATTACTTTAGTGCGGCCAAACGCAAGGATGCTAAAGATATGTACCAGCAGTTTGAACTGAATGGTTATACCGTTATTAAGAACCGCACCGATATGCTGGCCCAAAAAGGCGGCAAACCTATTTTGGGTGTATTTGCCGATGATGGTTTGCCTTACACGCTTGATCGCAACCAGGATAACACCTTGCAGGACACTGTGCCTACGCTAGCCGAGATGACCAAAACGGCTATCTCCATTATGAACAAGAACAGCAAAGGTTTTGTATTACAGGTAGAAGGTGGTAAGGTTGACTGGGCTGCTCACGGTAACGATGCCCCGGCCTTAATTTATGACCAGATGGCTTTTGATGAAGCCGTTGGCGAAGCTTTAGCCTTTGCTGAAAAAGATGGTAATACTTTAGTAATTATGACCACAGATCACGGCAACGCCAACCCCGGCCTGTTTTACAGCGATATGGCTAATGCCGATTTTGATAACTTCCAGAACTTTAAGCATACCAATGAGTGGGTGCTAAAACAGATTCGCAAGGGAGATACCGCCAGCCGCGTTGTCGAGCAAATTGCTGATGCACAGCACATCGCTATTACCCAGGCAGAGGCCAATGACCTGTTAAAATATTATAACTCAGTTAGTGAGGAAGGCCTTTATAACGAAGCTAACTTACCCCTCCGTAAACTGGCCGAAATTCAGCAGAAATATACTTTTGTAGGCTTTGGTTCAATGGAGCACTCTGCCGACTATGTTGAGCTGGCCATGTTTGGCCCGGGTAGTAATTTGCTGAAACCTTTTGTTAAGAATACTGATTTGCACAACTTGATGCTGCATGCTACAGGGATGATATAA
- a CDS encoding ABC transporter ATP-binding protein, with protein sequence MENILHIADLSKRYQSAGRTLTVLDHINFSVTAGSTNAIVGPSGSGKTTLLGLCAGLDRSSSGIVELNGINLGNLSEDKRAQVRNQYVGFIFQNFQLLPTLTALENVMVPLELRGERNIKARALDLLDKVGLAERSHHYPTQLSGGEQQRVSLARAFSNQPKILFADEPTGNLDAETSEKVIKLIFDLNKEAGTTLVVVTHDLELAAKTQRIIRIKGGKLVSDEKTSVNV encoded by the coding sequence GTGGAAAACATACTTCATATTGCTGATCTCAGCAAAAGATACCAGAGCGCCGGTCGTACCCTAACCGTGCTCGATCATATTAATTTCTCGGTTACCGCAGGCTCAACCAATGCTATTGTAGGTCCATCGGGTAGTGGTAAAACCACCTTGCTTGGGCTTTGCGCAGGACTGGATCGTTCGAGTTCGGGTATTGTAGAATTGAACGGCATTAACCTCGGTAACTTAAGCGAGGACAAACGTGCGCAGGTGCGTAACCAGTACGTGGGTTTTATATTTCAGAATTTCCAACTGCTGCCTACGCTAACTGCTTTAGAGAATGTGATGGTTCCATTAGAGCTTCGCGGCGAACGTAATATTAAAGCCCGCGCGCTTGATCTGTTAGATAAAGTGGGACTGGCCGAACGCAGCCACCATTACCCAACCCAGCTTTCGGGCGGCGAGCAGCAGCGGGTATCGCTGGCGAGGGCGTTCAGCAACCAGCCTAAAATATTATTTGCCGATGAACCTACGGGTAACCTGGATGCGGAAACGAGCGAAAAGGTTATTAAACTCATCTTCGACCTGAATAAAGAAGCTGGAACTACTTTAGTGGTAGTAACACACGATCTGGAACTGGCGGCTAAAACGCAGCGCATTATTCGGATCAAGGGCGGTAAACTGGTGTCGGACGAAAAAACGAGTGTCAATGTCTGA